The Niastella koreensis GR20-10 genome includes a window with the following:
- a CDS encoding zinc ribbon domain-containing protein, with protein MSGKYYCQSCSLPMDSPELFGTEKDGTRNNDYCKYCYANGEFTNPDLTLDEMIEHMMKRMENDRLPQDVIEVAISRLPFLKRWSSNITAV; from the coding sequence ATGTCAGGTAAATATTATTGTCAGAGTTGCAGTTTGCCAATGGATTCGCCCGAATTATTTGGGACGGAGAAGGACGGCACCAGGAATAATGATTACTGCAAATATTGTTATGCAAACGGGGAATTTACGAACCCGGACCTTACGCTGGATGAGATGATAGAACACATGATGAAACGAATGGAAAACGACAGGTTGCCGCAGGATGTGATAGAAGTAGCCATCAGCAGGTTACCCTTTTTAAAACGTTGGAGTAGTAACATAACAGCAGTCTGA
- a CDS encoding BON domain-containing protein translates to MKSDLLIQQDVMEQLKWEPGLNAAEIGVAVKHGIVTLSGIVDTYSKKAIAEEAAKKIAGVKAVAEDIQVGMSPNFRKTDAEIADAVVFALRWHASIPDEKLKVKVEEGIVTLEGELEWDYQRKEVVRVVEKLAAVRRINNNIRLKPYLKPENIKDKIEAAFSRSATIDSGKISVVIDGSKVILHGSVRSMAEHDDAENAAWAAPGVTSVENDLVLEEEFAF, encoded by the coding sequence ATGAAAAGTGATCTTTTAATTCAACAGGATGTGATGGAACAGCTTAAGTGGGAACCCGGCCTGAACGCAGCGGAAATTGGCGTGGCTGTTAAACATGGCATTGTTACCCTTTCAGGAATTGTGGATACTTATTCAAAGAAAGCAATAGCTGAAGAAGCTGCTAAAAAAATTGCCGGGGTTAAGGCGGTGGCAGAAGATATTCAGGTGGGCATGTCGCCCAATTTTAGAAAAACCGATGCCGAAATTGCAGATGCGGTGGTATTTGCATTAAGATGGCATGCCAGCATACCCGACGAAAAGCTGAAAGTGAAAGTGGAAGAGGGCATTGTTACCCTGGAAGGAGAATTGGAATGGGATTATCAGCGAAAGGAAGTTGTACGGGTTGTTGAAAAACTCGCCGCAGTACGCCGGATAAACAATAACATCAGGCTAAAACCATATCTGAAACCTGAAAATATAAAAGATAAGATCGAGGCCGCATTTTCGAGAAGCGCTACTATTGATTCGGGAAAGATCTCCGTAGTTATCGATGGCAGCAAGGTCATCCTTCATGGCAGTGTTCGTTCCATGGCCGAACACGACGATGCAGAGAATGCCGCCTGGGCCGCTCCCGGTGTTACAAGTGTGGAAAACGATCTGGTACTGGAAGAAGAATTTGCTTTTTAA
- a CDS encoding phosphoribosyltransferase has translation MFTNRKQAALQLAKALEKYSNQNVLVLGIARGGIETAYYIARQLNAELSFLIVRKLSHLQNPEYALGAMAEDGTVYYNPGHKTKISQEMLDNIEEQQQQEIERRKQVFRKVQVLPEINNRTIIIADDGIATGATIFAAIKMCKQKGAAKIIVAAPVCAKSTANELIKEADEVIMLTTPDQFMAVAQFYESFRDLSDQETLDFLKRWEKRAV, from the coding sequence ATGTTTACCAACCGAAAACAGGCCGCGCTGCAATTGGCAAAGGCCCTTGAAAAATACAGCAATCAGAACGTTCTGGTATTGGGAATAGCCAGAGGCGGCATTGAAACCGCCTATTATATTGCCCGGCAGCTCAATGCGGAATTATCCTTCCTTATTGTACGGAAATTAAGTCATCTGCAAAACCCGGAATATGCTTTGGGCGCTATGGCCGAAGATGGAACGGTTTATTATAACCCCGGTCATAAAACAAAAATCTCACAGGAAATGCTCGATAATATCGAAGAGCAGCAACAACAAGAAATTGAACGCAGGAAACAGGTCTTTCGAAAAGTACAGGTACTGCCGGAGATCAATAACAGGACCATCATTATTGCGGACGATGGTATTGCTACCGGCGCTACTATTTTTGCCGCTATAAAAATGTGCAAACAAAAAGGGGCAGCAAAAATTATTGTGGCGGCTCCCGTGTGCGCAAAAAGCACAGCAAATGAGCTTATAAAAGAAGCCGATGAAGTGATCATGCTCACAACACCGGATCAGTTCATGGCAGTTGCCCAATTTTATGAATCGTTCCG